TCTTGAGATGACATAAACATAGAATATGTATCCATGATAGAAAAAGTCTCGCGTATGAATTCCACATCATTTCAATAGATTTGAGTATCTATACACTTTGTCAACGAGATAAAGAAATTCTGTTTTTAGGCGTCTACAAGGATTTCCTTTTGCCATTTGGCAATACTCTTACCCCACCGTTGCCATGGTACATCTTTTGGTTTTTATTTCGTTACGCTCATAAAAATTAACTGCTTTTCATTTGTAGATATTACCTCGAAAATGCTTATGACATCATTTCTTTAAAACACACAAAAGATCTTACTTTAGTTGGTGTCTGTATTGACTTTAGTTGGTGTCTGTATTGGATCATACTACCAAAATTAGCTACCAAAAATGTGTAGAAATATTACCCCTACTCCCATCAATTCATCTACCTATCTCTATCCAAAAGTAATGGCAGAGTGTGCCAATTTACATATCATAAACTACATGTAGTACTTATgtaaactttttatttatttattagggTTCATGATATTGTTATGCTATTTTGAAGGTTGTAACTAATTGTGGACCTGCGAGTACTCTAGCATCTAGTAATGTTGCTACTCCGAGATCGAGGCGTATGGAAAGAGGTGGCATAGCTATTGCTCCATCAAATGTTACATATCGTGTTAGGGAGCGTGAATTTAGAAGTATGCACAGGGCAATTGGGCATATGGAGGATCGGAAGTTTGTTTATAGTAGATTCACACCATGGCGAAGTTGTCACTATAATACTAGGTCATTTTTAACGTGCATTGCATTCCTAGGAGATTCTTCTCGAATTGTTGTTGGTGGGCTCAACAGGGATTTGAAAGTTATCGATTCTAACAAGAACATTGTCTTGGACCATTGTACAAGTCATCTATCTCCTCTTACATTTGTACAATCTCATTTTTCCGGCGGAAATCAATTTATACTTTCTTCAAGTTCAAATGATGTTTGCTTGTGGGATGCGTCTTCGGTTTCTACTGGTCCTAAGCACTCATTTGGTGGAGTCAAAGCCGCCAAAGCTAGTAATTCAGGTCGAATGTTTGGAGCACTAAGATCAGATTTACCACGCTCGGAGATTCTTTTGTATGATATTCAAACATGTCAGTTGGGCTTGACATTGTCAGATACATCCACCAACGTTTCTGGTACTGGGCATGCATATTCTCTAGTTCACTTTAGCCCATCCGACTCTATGCTACTTTGGAACGGAGTTTTGTGGGATCAAAGGGCCTCCACTCCAATTCATCGATTTGATCAAATTACAGATTTCGGTGGCGGCGGCTTTCATCCTACTAGGAATGAGGTACGACAATAGTTCATATTTCAAATTGGGCTTGTTGCATTTACAAATGGACTGTGATCAATACCTAACCACTCTTAAACCTTGAACGCCGAAAAACATCATTATATGATAACCTGAAGTTCATTATAATGAACTAATAACAAACTTATAATGAACTTCagatttctaaattttgtagGATGATGTCATAGTTTTTAAATCTCATAATTCCCTATAATGAATTCcgcattattttataatgatgtGTTTGGCGTTTGGCGTTTATAACTAGTTTGGTTTAT
The genomic region above belongs to Salvia hispanica cultivar TCC Black 2014 chromosome 3, UniMelb_Shisp_WGS_1.0, whole genome shotgun sequence and contains:
- the LOC125209324 gene encoding DDB1- and CUL4-associated factor homolog 1-like, coding for MTISLEALAMFGADFLEVGLDVTEWELDDSEVPSYLLAEEEDEDRDNGGNKLKRHDGPIPSSSLIESSRSFVGEEKESVVTNCGPASTLASSNVATPRSRRMERGGIAIAPSNVTYRVREREFRSMHRAIGHMEDRKFVYSRFTPWRSCHYNTRSFLTCIAFLGDSSRIVVGGLNRDLKVIDSNKNIVLDHCTSHLSPLTFVQSHFSGGNQFILSSSSNDVCLWDASSVSTGPKHSFGGVKAAKASNSGRMFGALRSDLPRSEILLYDIQTCQLGLTLSDTSTNVSGTGHAYSLVHFSPSDSMLLWNGVLWDQRASTPIHRFDQITDFGGGGFHPTRNEVIINSEVWDVRKFRLLRSIPSLDQTTITFNASGDVIYGIMRIDPEDIITTFDTPYEKHPLFTAFRTVDAVNYSDIATIPVDHCVIDFATEPIDSFVGLITMDDHDEMYTSTRLYEIGIRKSTIDDSEPYDVKSEEDEHEVGLCGDSDHNVSDFDDDEEDD